In Paenibacillus xylanilyticus, the genomic window GAATAGAGGCAGAAATGCCGACAAAACATGGCCGATCATAATCATGCCAAAGACAGTAACGGATTGAAGAGCGTGAAACAGTACAAACCGGCTGCGTTTCTCCACGGCCAGGAAGACGATTCCACCTACAAAGGTAAACAGATAACAGAGCATGCCGGCGATATTTTCATCCAGACCGC contains:
- a CDS encoding DUF4870 domain-containing protein: MSPMKSSSGLDENIAGMLCYLFTFVGGIVFLAVEKRSRFVLFHALQSVTVFGMIMIGHVLSAFLPLFGPLVASLLSLLGVVVWIIMVVTSLQGKWLKLPWVGDFAEKQMRHL